In the genome of Schistocerca piceifrons isolate TAMUIC-IGC-003096 chromosome X, iqSchPice1.1, whole genome shotgun sequence, the window ttcagtgtaggtccctcagagtggttggtgggtcacattgtccatacaCAGCCCttgtcaatctatcccaggcatgttcgatagggttcatgtctggagaacatgctggccagtagCCAAGCGATattctgaaggaagccattcacaagatgtgcacgaattgtcatccatgaagactaatgcctcgccaatatgctggcaatatggttgcactatcagtaggAGGCTGGCATTCACTTATCTTACAGCTGtcatggcaccttccatgaccaccagtgattTACGTCAGCCCCACAATGTTACCCaaaaaacagcatggaacctccaccttgctgcactcaatggacagtgtgtctaaagcattcaacctgaccaggttgcctccaaacacgtctctgacaattgtctggttgaagtcatatgcgacactcatccgtggAAAGaatgtgatgctaatcctgagcagtccatacagcatgttgttggacccatctgtaccatgctgcatggtggtgttgcaaagacagacctcgccatggatgtcaggagtgaagtttagcatcatgcagcctactgcgcacagtttgagtcctaacacgacatcctgtagctgcacgataagtattattcaatatggtggcattactgtcagggttccctgagccataatctgtaggtaaaAGTCACCCAcagcagtagtggcccttgggcaacctgagcaaggcatgtcatcgacagttcctgtctatgtatctcctccatgtccaaacaacatcacttcgcttccttccgagacacctggacacttcccatgttgagagccattcctcgcactaagtaacaatgcggatgctatCAAACtgcagtactgaccgtctaggcatggttgaacgacagacaacacgagccgtgtacctccttcctgctggaatgaagTGATGGGCTGTCTGACCACCAATGTcgaataggtgctgctcatgcattgtttacatctttgcataGGTTTAGTGTCACCTCTGAACAGAGAAATggactgtgtgatacaatatccacagtcaacgactatctttaggagttctgggtgatgcaaaactgtttttgatgtgtgtatgtagtgTGAAAAATGGCCAATGCTGCTTCCTGCTCCCTATTGAAAAAACATGAGAATGCAGTTAAAAAGTGGCTTCAATATTTTACTGTATGTCAATATCTCAAATATGCTTTTACATCACACACAGCTAAGGCAGAAAAATTAACCTGTATTTAAGTCAGGAATTATAATCAGTCTTTTTAAATTACGATACTGACAGCTAAGAACAAGAGCATATTATGCTTCAAACCTGGTCCCTTAAGAAGCTTGCAGTATTGCTAGAGCTTTGCTGAAATCTGTTAAATGTCCTTGTTTCTCTGCTCCTCTCTTTTTATATCTTAACTGCAACTATTCACATCATTGCAgtttagttggaccagctggctggcatgtgctgtccaaattaaatatgcTTGTAAAGCTGTCCCATATCACTGTCAATGTGCACAAAATGCACAGCATAGAacgtctctaatcttgtacttacaCAGCTTGGCTTCAGCTTTATGTGAAGCATAATTCAATGAGATTCTAGCAAACCCGCAAGAATatgtggtgtaatgtttacatgtttattcttgtgatgaacacAATATACAATCACAGCTTCCTGTCTGACAGCAGTCTTCAACTCCACACAAGAATATCAAGTTTCACTTTTAATACGATGTTATgtcatccccttgttttctgcCTTAAATGAGCCTTCCTTAGTACTAGCCTGAAACTTTCAGTAGTTCTCTACTGATTTTACAATCatcttttctgttttcctgtcATTCCAGTCAGTTCTTTTAATTCACGTCTAACCGAATTTATTTGTCCTTTCTCAACACTGTTAGATCCTTGGTAAAAACTTCAGCCACACTTTGGCTTAAGACAGCATTCAGTACCTGTAACTTCCTGTTCCAGTGTTTTCTACAAGCACTTAGTGATCCGTTTCTTTCTGAACATACGTATCAGAATTTAGAATTATAATGCCAATGTTTCCTACATTTACCCTCACCCTATGCTTGACCTACATCCCTAGAGGCTGAGATTTTTAGTTTTCTTAGATCATCTAGCTTCGAAAACCATCCAGTATACTCCACACAATCCTTATTACCTGTATAGCCACCTATTGTGTGCAATGGATCCCCAATCGAAAGTAGACCCTGATACATTAACCACAAAACTGAGCTTTTGAGTTAATTCAGCTCTATGCTGAAGGTCCACTATCAGTCCTGTCTATGCTGAGCGCTACCTTTATCTTGCAAGCAATACTGGCAGTCCTTATACCACATATAGCAGCAGGAAACTAGAGAATctgttctgatccaaagtgacccATATTGTTCACACTTATATAAGCCATCACCTACAAGTTGGCTACAGCCTGAGTGAGCTCTACATGGTACCCAGAAGAAACCATTCCACATCTGGACTCCCCAATATGCACACAAGTATAGACAATTTATTTCTTTCCCTCCATGGAACACATTTCTATGGGGCTCCTTCATGAGTTAAACACTAGAACTCCCAACCACCAATAATTCCACTGTCTGAATGTCTGGACCCTTGAAGGGTCCTCTTAAACAAAAAGAACTGCAGCTGACTCAGAACCtcagccacagacaacacgagACCTGAGTCAGACAACCAAGGGACGCATTTAGATCAACCCCACGAAGTATTTCACTGTCTGTCATACCTCTAAACAACCTCCTGTGATAAGGGTCAGCCTCCAACACAGACAATAATCAGGCCAACCATAGCAACAGCAAcagatcaggggggggggggggggggggtgtccacatGGAACATGCGGGATATCCCTCTGATTCGAAGTCTGGCTATCCAATGATGTCCACTGACTACAGCCTCCAGCTGTGTGATCAAAACCAGCACATGTGGAGCTGTGTGCTAATGAATTCCCATCTCACCTCACATCTTAACACAACATTCACAATCTCAATTTATGGGAAGTATACTAcacaaacacacaatattttagattaAACTACAAAAAGCAAACAGACAAAGCTAAATAAGCAATATGCATCTATTGAGAAGCTTTGGATATAATACACAAAGAATGTATGCTTCTGGTGTTGATTGAATGCTGCCTTCAGTTGTTTGTTCACTTCAAACTGAAGTGCAGCACGAATTTGAACCTGtgccaaaacaataatatttggaaATTTACAGTCATAGAATTTTGTAAAAGACCTCTCCCCTCATTTATTTGACCTTATTTCGGTGCTCAAACAGCTAAATATATCTTCTGTGAAATGCAAACAGCAACTGATTTGACAGATTTCTTTTATCTCTAAATAAGACAATACCATAGCCTTGAATTACAAAAGAACAATGTACATAAAAATTTAAGTTTATTCAATTTCACACACTTCTGTTGGAGgtaaggaagactgggtttaacaacCTCTTGCCATTGAAGTCAGAATAGAGGGAAGGAaaattggccatgtcctttcaagagaaccatcccagcatttgccaagAGCGATTTTAGGGAGGTCACGAAGAACCTAAATCCAGGTGGCCAGACatggatttgaactgtcatcctgacACATGCGAGTCCAGtaggctaaccactgcaccacctctcctGGTACTTTTGTTAGAGAACTGAAGTATCAGTTTGTCTTCCTCAGCAACAGCAGAGGCTGTactaaagaaaaaacaaacagTACAGAGCAGCAGATTGTTAATGCAGTGACGTGCAATTTTTTCTTGTAGGGCActgtgtggaatgcagaaaaaagttCTATGGCCATACACAAAAATTTGGATGAATGTATCTTCAATAACTATGGGCATATCTGGAAAATATGCAAAGCAAAATGActgtatccagaatgaattttaactctggagcggagtgtgcaccGATTTGATACGTCTTGGCAGATAGCTCTGACAGACTGGGACTATAACCTGGGACCTTGGCTTTAGCTGGATCAAGTATTCTATGGACAGTTATACGAGCAGAGCTCACAATCTACCCCCACTGCTTTACATCtatcagtacttcatctcctacctttcaaacttcacagcagTTCTGCATACCTTGTGGGACTAGAATCCTTAGAAGAAAGAGTACTGCAGAAAGATAACTTTCCCACAGCCTGGagaactgtttccagaatgaattcacTGTACCCTTATCTCTTACAAAATACTTACATATTGAGCAATAACAGTTGGAGGCTTTAGTTATATTAACCTGACAAATGTCGCCATAAAGTACAGTTGATGTAATAAACATTTATAGTCCTTTCTTTTATATGAACACATTCACACAGTGTATTTAAATTGTAAAATTACTGCCAATCACATATCAGTATGTCACATTAACTTCATGTTTGTATCCACAACACTAAGCACAGTTTTAGGAACATCACTATGAAACCCTTTCACCTGTATCACCACGAACACTGAACTGGTCTCACCTGTTCTTAGACAGGACCACAAATTGCAACATTTTTATTGTAATGCACCTTACATTTATTAGACTTACCGGCACCATTATTGTTGGCCTTAACTGAGCTGGCTGCATTCCTGGATATGAATATGCAGCAAGAGATGGGTAGTATGCCTGCATGGGACTATATGCCGGATACCCTAAGTAGCCAGGATACCCTTGAGCATACATCTGTGCAGCTGCAGCACTCTGTGCATACATCTGTAATTAATAAAATAGTGCTCCAGCAACAATGAACAGGAAATGGGCTTAAAATATTTACAATGAGCTTGTATGCTGTATAaaatgatcttcatgaagatctgaCATCCATATAAACTTGCAAGAATTCAACATTATCCTTAGTTGCCATTGTTAGGAAAATAACTTCATGGAGCCAAAACTAATGTAAATGATGTTCTGTATTCCAGGATAGTAAATTACCATTAAGTAAATGCAAGTATTTCATTTTGGAGAGAAGTCAGTATGACAACTAGTCAATATCTGACACTGGAGAGTGCTTCGGTCACAGATTGAATATGCATGCATGTACCTTGTGATCATTTCTGAACAGCCACCAACCACACTGTAAACAATACCCACTTCATTAAATAACACATCTCATGTGATGGCAACATGGGGCCAACAGAATTATCACATTAATTGTGCAGGAAAGAATTTAATTTACTTTTGCAAGTTCATTTACATAGAGGCTTGCAACATTATGTTACACGACTTTTATGGAATCAGTCTATGTCCAATAAGCAGTTTGTGTAGCCCTTACCAACCATCACAGTATACAACACTGTTTCCTATGATACACATCAGTCATTTTGAAAGATGAGTCCAAACTTTCCTGAAGAAAATTTTGTTCATACAGCAAATTAGACATAAAACACTACAAACCCACCAATAATTTAGAGCAAATGTATTAGTTGTTTCAATATGTTACTTTATGATATACTACTTTATAAACTACAATTGGACATGGCACCCATAAAACACTAACAAACGGCTTATTACAAATCCATAAACATTAACAGAGATTAACAGCAATGTTACCTGCTGATTAACTGCTGCAGGGTGTGCCAAAGACTGGTCATATGTGGGTGGTGGCCCTTGTGCAGCTGCTGCTGCAGCATACAAATGGGCTTGTGATGGAAAAACACCATAGGGAGCTGCTCCAGGCACTTCAacagaaattataataaaataattagtCTCATTCAATAACAAGGTAACAATTAACTTTCATTGGATTTCAATACTACCTTCTGACTGTTCACTGAGCATCATAATAATGGGATGCAACCACGATCAATGATCTACAGATAATATAAATGATAAATCACATGATAGTAACTGAAGTACTTAGTACTGTCATTTGGTTCTTTCTACCAATTTAGTGAACAAATCACCCTGTAAACCACATTTAGATTAACAATGCCATGAAGAATGATAAGTGAAGATGATACATGATGAAGGCAAACATGTTGACCCCTGATCTCCAAATTACAGAACTAGAGTTTACCATTTAAACATCCTTCCCTGATGTTACTCTATTTTAAGTCACTTTTCTGGCAAATTATATAGAAGAAAGCCCCCTCCATTTTCTCAATGTCATCAAGTTTTTACTGACCGCTTATTTGACTAACTTGACTGGTAAGGTTAACTAGCTTAATAAATTCTGGATCAAAATAAGACACCAACTGTTAATTTTCATAAAATCCAGTTCTGTAGACAATCACTTTGCTTAAGTTAATGAAATACTTTGCAATAAAGTTGTTAGCTGCACAAATTTGAAAGCAAATCAGACAAGTCATTCACAGTGGTCGCAGAACTCACAAAGTTATGTTTCTGCATACACTAtgtaatttttccacagacaatgaTGAAACGTTAACAGTTAAGATTAACGTGCAATAAACCCTGATATTGCGAAATTTTATAATAAGCAAACATCTTACAAGTGCACTTCTATGACATACTATCAGTCTGACAGTTGTCTCTCAAGACCGAATATAATACTAACACTTTCACTGCTACATACATGCTCTCAGCATTCCTTGCTAATAGAAAGCATTCCAGCCAATATCAAATACTTATAATCCAATTTTTCAGAAACAATTAGgtgaaaaacaattttatttttgctAATCTTACAGCTCAATATCTTCACTCAAAGAACTGTCTTGTTATTTGTCATActtaattgcatcaaaataaaacattgcacaaaattttgaagagtgtaGAGATAAAAATGCAGACCATCAACTTTGCGTATGGTCGACATGAGATTTATTTAAAAttgaggcccgcatctcgtggtcgtgcggtagcgttctcgcttcccacgcccgggttcccgggttcgattcccagcggggtcagagattttctctgcctcgttatggctgggtgctgtgtgctgtccttaggttagttaggtttaagtagttctaagttctaggggactgatgagattttctctgcctcgttatggctgggtgttgtgtgctgtccttaggttagttaggtttaagtagttctaagttcttggggactgatgaccatagctgttaagtcccatagtgctcagagccatttgagccatttttaaaatTGAGCGTACAATGAAACCTCAtttcattctgcattttatatatgACGGACACACAAGACACTTATTCACGCCCTCACGCATCATGAATCATGTGGTCATAATTGTCATCTCTAACTATTCAAAGAGTTGAAATTAGGTTTTTTGCAAACATTTAATACAAAGTGAGGTGCATATGTTGTACGATAAATACTCTCAACTTCTTCATTCATCGCAATACGGAAGTAACTCGCCTGGAGCAATTAGAGGTTGGTGGCTTAATCCATAGAACTGTAGGGTAACACAAACAGCACACCTACCGAAGTCCACAGCAACTGGGGAAATGTGCAGCAGGACGTAAATACACATCCACAGCAGTGAAAGGTTAATTAAACTAGTATCGTAAGACTATTGTCTGCTTGACCAGACATTTGTTGCACTGATATAAATCTGAATGTTTATCACTTAATATTAAAATTTTGATTCCAAATTTTCCATATTATGAGTGGGCAATAAAGAAACCTGAAAGATGTCATCTTTCTGTGTACTGCACAACTTCACCAATGTTTACAATAACTTCTTAGCACTCAACAGTTATCTCACTGTCTTAAGTAACGACAACCCCCCATAGAACACCGGTAACTACCAATAATCATTTCTATTACGTGCACTGAATTTTTAACAGGTAGCTGCTGAAGTTCAGTATAATATATAAAGGAAGGATACAGTTTTTAATATCTCAACTGAAACACCTAAGCATAAGTCCAGACTAACATGCTGAAGCGAGTCAGCTACAGCCTTTCGGAACTAACACAGGATTTGCcttcagtgatttagggaaaatcaAATGATTGTACACAGGtgggtattttaattccattcctcaaATAAGAGTTCAGTTTTAACTATGGTCTTCTCAACTTAAAGAGAATTTATTTTGGCAACTGCACTCTACTGTTTGAATAGTAGTTTTACCATACAACAATTACTGTTTCAGTTTTTCAACATCAGCACTCTTACACAGCAGATATACAGTATGGTAAattattttgatgtgtgtggttAAGGGACTGCTATATGGAATCCCTAAGTTCCATAAACTAGACCAGACATCTCCAAATATGTAATATgcatcccccctcctcctccctccccccccccccccccccccttccccaagcaCCACATATTAGCTTTTCTTACCTCCATAAGTACCAGGTGGAGGTGCTGGTACATAACCTGCTGGTGGCTGTCCTGCAACAGGGTAAGCTGCAACACAAACCAGTCCTTATTGAAACACACATTTATAGTATGTAAGTAGCTGACCAAAGCAATAATAACGCTTTGTTACACAACTACTTCCAGTTTTGTCAGACATGGTGAGGGAAAGTAATTATGGACACCTAACACTATCACTTTGCAAAATTTTGAAAGTTTCAAATCTAAGTCGTCTTATACAAGTAATGCTTTGCCTAAATTTTGGAAACAATGTCCTGGTAATTTTAAACAAAAGCTGATAATTTCTCACCAATTTAACTGACACTAATTTCTGGCAGTATTTTATCTTTGAAAAGTGTTCCTATTGTCACCTTAGTAAGTAGTAACAGGAGAAGAGAAACAGGCCCTCACCAGACAAACAGTTTCAACAAGGCTGTCAATATGTTTAGAAGTAGCTCCGTGTGTTTTCACATCAACTTGCAAAACAAAGTGGCATGAAAAATAAGCAGCTCACTATTCTCAAAAATTACACATTTATCTATACCTGACCAAATTTGCAAAGGCAGTCATCATATTACCAATTTGTCAGCCTTGTCAATCTACTGTAAATAGTGGCCTACTTCTCTTTTCCAAAGAAGTTTTCAGTTAGTGACTCCTGGTTACAATCTGACAGGAAAAATTACATAGAACATTCTACCACAAAGTTCTTTCCAGCATTGTACTAACATTATATGacaaaaaaaggaaattaaaacatTAAGCTTAATTCTGCTGCCAGAATATTCAAGAATCTTACCAGGACATTTCAAGAGTTCAAAATTGTTCTTTACAATGCTAATATGGAAAATTATGTTTAACACTGAAAACTGATGAAAAGGGGATAtcaaagataaaataaaatcttaaaattACATAAACATGTTCAAAACAGAAATAGTATACATGAAACATCTAGGTGCAGAATACAACTCACATTGCTTTGTTCAATTACACAAAAATTAATCAACTTTCAAAAATTAAAGGTCAATTTCTACAGCCCacaccaaaattaaaaatgtacaCAAACTAGATGGACCCCACACAAAAAAAACAAAGCTCATCCCAAAAAGCATGCTTTTTAAACTTCCACAACTTTAAGTcttaaaattcaaaataaaatgctTGTCATGCAACTAAACTAACATGCTATGCACTGCAAGAGTACACCTAACCAATAGCAACACAGAAACACATTGATGCAAAGCAAGTTTTGAACATGCATGTTATATCTATATTTGTATATGAACACTGGGATACATGCTCGctcgctctctgtctgtctgtctgtctgtctgtatatatatatatatctctgtgtgtgtgtgtgtgtgtgtgtgtgtgtgtgtgtgtgtgtgtgtgtacctgcgcATTTACACATGCAAGTGC includes:
- the LOC124723050 gene encoding DAZ-associated protein 2-like — encoded protein: MSDKKAYPVAGQPPAGYVPAPPPGTYGVPGAAPYGVFPSQAHLYAAAAAAQGPPPTYDQSLAHPAAVNQQMYAQSAAAAQMYAQGYPGYLGYPAYSPMQAYYPSLAAYSYPGMQPAQLRPTIMVPNGFDAGARFDGIAQPVLPPAPPGVPANAAQLAAMAGHNVALSQKKGSFLAGGSEGGYTFW